In one Candidatus Caccoplasma merdavium genomic region, the following are encoded:
- a CDS encoding 1-deoxy-D-xylulose-5-phosphate synthase, with protein MITEKRPILPDLYNPDDLRKLSLDQLPQVCDELRQFIINALSQNPGHFASSLGTIELTVALHYTLNTPYDRIVWDVGHQAYAHKILTERRERFSTNRKLGGLSGFPSPMESPYDTFVAGHASNSISAALGMSVASNLKGEKGRKVVAVIGDAAIAGGLAFEGLNNASTNPNNLLIILNDNNMAIDNNVGAFHHYLSHINTLPFYNNIRYLLYRTLVKMRLVSEQQKGAILRFNNSLKALIARHQNIFEGLNIRYFGPIDGHDVTQLVRVLNNIKDMSGPKILHIKTVKGKGFAPAEKDAVAWHAPGRFNKETGERITNHSQNQPPLFQDVFGHTLVELAEQNEKIVGITPAMPTGCSMTYMIEKFPNRAFDVGIAEEHAVTFSGGLAKEGLIPFCNIYSSFMQRAFDEVIHDVAIQNLPVVFCLDRAGLVGEDGMTHHGAFDLAYMRCIPNMTIASPIDEHYLRHLMFTAQSTGHCFTIRYPRGHGSLIEWQCPMQRLEIGKGRLLSDGNDMAVLSIGPIGKSVQKAVASAREQGVSAAHYDMIFLKPIDTEILHHVGKHFKRIITVEDGTIEGGLGSAVMEFMAENNYTPHIRRIGIPDRFIEQGSIPELYALCGMDEASIEKRILETW; from the coding sequence ATGATTACCGAAAAAAGACCTATACTTCCCGACCTATATAATCCCGACGACCTACGGAAATTGTCTCTCGACCAACTTCCGCAAGTGTGCGACGAACTGCGACAATTCATCATCAATGCCCTTTCACAAAATCCCGGGCATTTCGCATCAAGCTTGGGAACAATCGAATTGACCGTAGCCCTGCATTATACGCTCAACACCCCCTACGACCGCATCGTGTGGGACGTCGGGCACCAAGCCTATGCCCATAAAATCCTGACCGAGAGACGAGAACGATTCTCTACCAACCGCAAACTCGGCGGGCTCAGCGGGTTCCCGTCACCCATGGAAAGCCCCTACGACACATTCGTGGCCGGGCATGCCTCCAACTCCATTTCGGCCGCACTCGGCATGTCGGTAGCCTCCAACCTGAAAGGAGAAAAAGGCCGCAAAGTCGTTGCCGTCATCGGCGATGCCGCCATAGCCGGCGGCTTGGCGTTTGAAGGGCTCAACAACGCATCGACCAACCCCAACAACCTGTTGATAATTCTCAACGACAACAACATGGCCATCGACAACAACGTCGGTGCATTCCACCATTACCTGTCTCATATCAACACGTTGCCATTCTACAACAACATACGCTATCTGCTCTACCGGACATTGGTGAAGATGCGCCTTGTCTCGGAACAGCAAAAAGGAGCCATTCTCCGATTCAACAACAGTTTGAAAGCTCTCATCGCAAGGCATCAGAACATATTCGAAGGGCTGAACATCAGATACTTCGGACCCATAGACGGGCATGATGTGACACAATTGGTGCGGGTACTGAACAATATCAAAGATATGTCGGGACCCAAAATACTGCACATCAAAACCGTCAAAGGAAAAGGTTTTGCCCCGGCCGAGAAAGACGCTGTCGCGTGGCATGCACCGGGTCGTTTCAACAAGGAGACGGGCGAACGCATCACAAACCACAGCCAAAACCAACCACCGCTCTTCCAAGATGTATTCGGACATACTTTGGTGGAACTGGCCGAGCAAAACGAAAAAATAGTGGGCATCACGCCCGCCATGCCCACCGGCTGTTCCATGACCTACATGATCGAGAAGTTTCCCAACCGCGCTTTCGACGTGGGCATCGCCGAGGAACATGCCGTCACGTTCTCGGGCGGACTGGCCAAAGAAGGGCTCATACCTTTCTGCAACATCTACTCCTCATTTATGCAACGGGCCTTCGATGAAGTGATACACGATGTGGCCATACAAAACCTCCCCGTCGTGTTCTGTCTCGACCGCGCAGGTCTCGTCGGTGAAGACGGCATGACCCATCATGGAGCATTCGACCTCGCCTATATGCGTTGCATACCCAACATGACCATTGCCTCACCCATCGACGAACATTATCTGCGCCATCTCATGTTCACGGCACAATCGACGGGACATTGCTTCACCATACGCTATCCCCGCGGACACGGCTCACTCATCGAATGGCAATGCCCCATGCAACGCCTCGAAATCGGCAAAGGCCGCTTGTTGTCCGATGGCAACGACATGGCAGTCCTGTCGATAGGGCCCATCGGGAAATCGGTGCAAAAAGCCGTCGCCTCGGCACGGGAACAAGGGGTGTCGGCCGCCCACTACGACATGATATTCCTCAAACCCATAGATACCGAAATACTCCATCATGTAGGGAAGCATTTCAAACGCATCATAACCGTCGAAGACGGTACCATCGAAGGAGGCTTGGGAAGTGCCGTCATGGAATTTATGGCCGAAAACAACTACACGCCCCACATCAGACGGATAGGTATACCCGACCGGTTTATCGAACAGGGAAGCATTCCCGAACTTTATGCCTTGTGCGGCATGGACGAAGCCAGTATCGAAAAACGCATTCTCGAAACGTGGTAA
- a CDS encoding outer-membrane lipoprotein carrier protein LolA, producing MKLSHILWLFLTLTLPLTAGAETKATRLLDRVVEQINSPKGISLSFILRQGDMPDATGTIDMQENRFKIDVDEMTTWFDGTTQWTYLKPAGEVNISLPGEEELTQTNPYLLLQNYKTTFDCRFIGKKGNVCELALLPREESEITEIHVFIEEKQSVLSRLVVTQRGSQNSEITITRYETDPNFSEKHFVFEKEHYPQAIIIDLR from the coding sequence ATGAAACTTTCGCATATCTTGTGGCTATTCCTCACATTGACCCTCCCGCTGACAGCCGGGGCCGAGACCAAAGCGACACGACTGCTCGACAGGGTCGTGGAGCAAATCAATTCCCCCAAAGGCATCTCGCTGAGTTTTATCCTGCGACAAGGCGACATGCCCGACGCCACAGGGACAATCGACATGCAAGAGAACCGGTTCAAGATTGATGTCGATGAGATGACGACATGGTTCGACGGTACCACTCAATGGACCTACTTGAAACCAGCGGGAGAGGTAAACATCTCCCTTCCGGGGGAAGAAGAGCTCACACAGACCAATCCTTATCTCCTCCTGCAAAACTATAAAACGACATTCGACTGCCGATTCATCGGGAAAAAGGGCAATGTGTGCGAACTCGCCCTCCTTCCCCGGGAAGAGTCGGAAATCACCGAAATACATGTCTTTATCGAAGAAAAGCAGTCGGTGCTCTCCCGCCTTGTGGTAACCCAACGCGGAAGTCAAAATTCCGAAATAACAATCACTCGGTATGAAACCGACCCGAACTTTTCCGAAAAACATTTCGTTTTCGAAAAAGAACATTACCCCCAAGCCATCATCATCGATTTGCGTTAA
- the trkA gene encoding Trk system potassium transporter TrkA, translating to MKIIIAGAGEVGTHLAKLLSNENLDIVLIDTDVEKLNWLDANYNLMTIAGSPTSLKILKQAGIEEADLFIAVMPYETRNIVACQFAKKFGTRKTVARIDNYEYMLPENKAYFKETGVDELIYPEMLAAEEIVTALSHNWARNWFELCNGELILIGAKIRENARILNQKLSELNKAHLLYHIAAIKRKDRTIIPRGSDEILVGDIVYFTTTPGHIHDIQQLTGKKEIDVHKVVIMGGSRIAIRLARILPDSMRMKIIEIDKDRCYKLANSIPEVMIVNGDGRDTEFLKEEGIKDTDAFVALTDSAETNILACLSAKRFGAVKTVAEVENLSFIPTAESLDIGSVINKKLLTASRIFQILLDEDSSNVKCLAMSDAEVAELIVKENAPITQKPIKDLNLPRDITLGGLIRDGKAMIVNGNTQIQVNDHVMVFCLDTVIHKLGKLFG from the coding sequence ATGAAAATCATTATCGCAGGAGCAGGCGAAGTCGGAACACACCTGGCCAAATTATTATCGAATGAGAATTTGGACATCGTTCTCATCGACACCGATGTGGAAAAGTTGAATTGGCTTGATGCCAACTACAATCTGATGACCATCGCAGGGTCGCCCACTTCTCTGAAAATCCTGAAACAAGCCGGCATCGAAGAGGCAGACTTGTTTATTGCCGTCATGCCTTATGAAACACGCAACATCGTGGCGTGCCAATTTGCAAAAAAATTCGGCACACGCAAAACCGTCGCCCGCATCGATAACTATGAATATATGTTACCCGAAAACAAGGCATATTTCAAAGAAACGGGTGTCGACGAACTGATTTATCCCGAAATGCTCGCCGCAGAAGAAATCGTAACGGCATTGAGTCATAACTGGGCACGCAACTGGTTCGAATTATGTAATGGAGAACTTATTCTCATCGGTGCGAAAATTCGTGAAAACGCCCGAATCCTAAATCAGAAACTGTCGGAATTGAACAAAGCCCACTTACTATACCACATAGCCGCCATCAAACGTAAAGATCGGACCATCATTCCGAGAGGTTCTGATGAAATACTGGTAGGTGATATCGTATATTTTACCACAACACCGGGACACATACACGACATTCAACAACTCACCGGCAAAAAAGAAATCGACGTGCACAAAGTCGTCATCATGGGAGGCAGCCGCATAGCGATAAGGCTCGCACGCATCTTGCCCGACTCCATGCGCATGAAAATTATCGAAATCGACAAAGACCGTTGCTACAAACTGGCCAACTCCATACCCGAAGTCATGATTGTCAATGGAGACGGCCGCGATACCGAATTTCTCAAAGAAGAAGGCATCAAAGACACCGATGCATTCGTCGCACTGACCGACAGTGCCGAGACCAATATCCTAGCCTGCCTGTCGGCCAAGCGTTTCGGTGCCGTAAAGACTGTCGCCGAGGTAGAGAACCTGTCATTCATACCTACGGCAGAAAGTCTCGACATCGGGTCGGTAATTAACAAAAAGCTGCTCACGGCAAGCCGCATTTTCCAAATATTGCTCGACGAAGACTCTTCCAACGTCAAGTGCCTTGCCATGTCCGATGCAGAAGTAGCCGAACTCATCGTCAAGGAAAACGCCCCCATAACACAAAAACCCATCAAAGACCTCAATCTACCCCGTGACATCACGCTGGGCGGTCTTATCCGCGACGGCAAAGCAATGATCGTAAACGGTAACACGCAGATACAAGTCAATGACCATGTAATGGTTTTCTGCCTTGATACCGTCATTCACAAATTAGGCAAATTATTTGGATAA
- a CDS encoding DNA translocase FtsK, whose protein sequence is MATKKTEKTTSKKENASAREIKEPFRRKSMRILRDERTRFVIGLIVLFFSIFMAISFISFFFDGAADQSIIDYQSSKEMNSIGNGIQNWGGSHGAAFADFFINRWIGVSAFFIPIFLARLGLKLMNVFSMSIVRSLAYTCALIIICSLTFGFFFKHFYEDSYLFLGGYHGYYATEWLEAQIGWPGTLLVILSGILLLLIAVSRRTIVILRHLFRMDFLPKKKPADTTMPASEPAGATGSNVEIPNDETSTATDTEIPAINDNPTAEPGNLDEMPVDEPHDENEPSYDVHAESTDDFMPEQEMRVEDEVYKVMSTDETSPVVTEPTFTIDQGVVEDEAKEQTELDEYDPTLDLSYYKAPTFDLLREDKSSTNTIDINEQEANKQRIINTLENYGIRISSIKATVGPTVTLYEIVPEAGIKISKIKNLEDDIALSLAALGIRIIAPIPGKGTVGIEVPNRNPQMVPMRPIIASRKFQECDYELPLALGKTITNEIFMVDLCKMPHILVAGATGQGKSVGLNAIITSLLYKKHPSQLKFVMVDPKKVEFSIYSVIERHFLAKLPDSEEAIITDTDKVVQTLSSVCVEMDNRYKLLQMARMRNIKEYNAKFISRQLNPENGHRYMPYIVVIIDEFGDLIMTAGKEVELPIARIAQLARAVGIHMIIATQRPSTNIITGSIKANFPARIAFKVASMIDSRTILDTPGANQLIGKGDMLVSCNGGLTRVQCAFVDTPEVENICQYIGSQQAYPTAYLLPEYVSDNNGANSNAVDLKDRDPFFEEAARLIVANQQGSTSLIQRKFSIGYNRAGRLMDQLEAAGIVGPFEGSKARQVLVADEIQLSQILNTLR, encoded by the coding sequence ATGGCTACCAAAAAGACCGAAAAAACAACTTCGAAAAAAGAAAATGCATCTGCACGGGAAATCAAAGAACCGTTCCGCCGCAAATCCATGCGCATATTGCGTGACGAGCGCACGCGGTTTGTCATAGGTCTCATCGTGCTTTTCTTCTCGATATTCATGGCCATCTCGTTCATCTCCTTCTTTTTCGACGGAGCTGCCGACCAAAGCATTATCGATTACCAATCGTCAAAAGAGATGAACAGCATAGGCAATGGCATACAAAATTGGGGCGGTTCACATGGCGCAGCCTTTGCCGACTTCTTTATCAACCGCTGGATCGGTGTCTCGGCCTTTTTCATACCCATCTTCCTGGCACGGCTTGGGTTGAAGCTCATGAATGTCTTCTCCATGTCGATAGTGCGTTCTTTGGCCTATACATGCGCACTCATCATCATTTGCTCGCTCACGTTCGGATTCTTTTTCAAACATTTTTACGAAGATTCTTATCTTTTCCTGGGCGGTTACCACGGGTATTACGCCACCGAATGGCTCGAAGCCCAAATCGGCTGGCCGGGCACATTGTTGGTAATCCTCTCGGGCATATTGCTTCTGTTGATAGCCGTCAGCCGCCGCACAATCGTGATTTTGAGACATCTCTTCCGCATGGATTTCCTTCCGAAAAAGAAACCCGCCGACACAACCATGCCGGCTTCTGAACCTGCGGGAGCAACCGGCAGCAATGTGGAGATTCCCAATGATGAAACTTCAACGGCCACGGATACGGAAATTCCCGCCATCAACGACAACCCGACAGCAGAACCCGGAAACCTCGATGAAATGCCGGTCGATGAACCTCATGACGAAAACGAGCCTTCATACGACGTCCATGCAGAAAGCACCGATGATTTCATGCCCGAGCAGGAAATGCGCGTGGAGGATGAAGTCTACAAAGTGATGTCCACCGACGAAACATCACCCGTCGTAACCGAACCGACATTCACCATCGATCAAGGGGTTGTGGAAGACGAGGCCAAAGAACAGACGGAACTCGATGAATATGACCCGACACTCGATTTATCGTATTACAAAGCGCCTACATTTGACCTGCTTCGCGAAGACAAGTCGAGCACAAATACCATCGACATCAACGAACAAGAGGCCAACAAACAACGCATCATCAATACGCTTGAAAATTACGGCATACGCATCAGTTCGATAAAAGCCACTGTCGGCCCCACCGTCACCCTATATGAAATCGTACCCGAAGCCGGTATCAAGATTTCGAAAATAAAAAACCTCGAAGACGATATAGCCCTCAGTCTGGCCGCCCTCGGCATACGCATCATCGCGCCTATTCCCGGCAAAGGGACCGTAGGTATCGAAGTCCCGAACCGCAACCCGCAGATGGTACCGATGCGCCCCATCATCGCTTCGCGCAAATTCCAGGAATGTGACTACGAACTGCCGTTGGCCTTGGGAAAAACCATCACCAACGAGATATTCATGGTCGACCTCTGCAAAATGCCGCACATACTGGTGGCCGGAGCCACAGGACAAGGTAAATCGGTCGGCTTAAATGCCATCATCACCTCGCTCCTCTACAAGAAGCACCCCTCGCAACTGAAATTTGTGATGGTCGACCCCAAAAAGGTTGAGTTCAGTATTTACAGCGTCATCGAGCGGCATTTCCTGGCCAAGTTGCCCGACAGCGAAGAGGCCATCATTACCGATACCGACAAAGTGGTGCAGACCCTCAGCTCGGTATGCGTCGAAATGGACAACCGCTATAAATTGCTGCAAATGGCCCGAATGCGTAACATCAAAGAGTATAACGCCAAATTCATCTCGCGCCAACTCAATCCCGAAAACGGGCATCGCTATATGCCCTATATCGTCGTTATCATCGACGAGTTTGGCGACCTGATTATGACAGCGGGCAAAGAGGTGGAACTGCCTATTGCCCGCATCGCCCAACTGGCCCGCGCCGTGGGTATCCACATGATTATCGCCACGCAACGTCCATCAACCAACATCATCACCGGCAGTATCAAAGCCAACTTCCCGGCCCGTATAGCCTTCAAAGTAGCCTCCATGATCGACTCCCGCACCATTCTCGACACCCCGGGTGCCAACCAGTTGATAGGCAAGGGAGATATGCTCGTATCGTGCAATGGCGGCCTCACCCGCGTGCAATGTGCCTTCGTCGATACGCCCGAAGTGGAGAACATCTGCCAATATATCGGTTCCCAACAAGCCTACCCGACCGCCTATCTGTTGCCCGAATACGTCTCCGACAACAACGGGGCAAATAGCAATGCCGTCGACCTGAAAGACCGGGATCCATTCTTCGAAGAGGCAGCCCGGCTCATCGTTGCCAACCAACAGGGTTCAACCTCATTAATTCAACGGAAATTCTCTATCGGGTACAACCGCGCTGGTCGTCTGATGGACCAACTCGAAGCCGCCGGAATCGTAGGCCCCTTCGAAGGCAGCAAAGCTCGTCAAGTGCTTGTCGCCGATGAAATCCAACTTTCCCAGATTTTGAACACCCTCCGATAA
- a CDS encoding Crp/Fnr family transcriptional regulator, producing MVKKNSIEALINEALAGMLSILNDDEKRLITENFHIQTFKKNEMIYNEGEKAELLMCLIKGKVKIFKAGIGGRCQIMRLIRPIQYFGYRAYFAGEDYITAASAFENATIGFLPMPLIESLVKQNNRLAYFFIKELAMDLGMSDTRTVNLTQKHIRGRLAESLLMLKDNYGMEEDGITIGIYMGREDLANLSNMTTSNAIRTLSCFADEKIIVVDGRKIQIIDENRLRKISRFG from the coding sequence ATGGTAAAAAAGAACTCAATAGAGGCCCTTATAAACGAAGCTCTCGCCGGAATGCTATCGATACTCAACGACGACGAGAAACGCCTTATTACGGAAAATTTTCATATTCAGACGTTCAAAAAAAATGAGATGATCTATAACGAAGGCGAAAAAGCCGAATTGCTGATGTGTCTCATCAAGGGAAAAGTGAAAATCTTCAAAGCGGGAATAGGCGGACGATGCCAAATCATGCGATTGATTCGCCCCATACAATACTTCGGATACCGGGCCTACTTTGCAGGAGAAGATTACATAACGGCAGCCTCGGCCTTTGAGAACGCCACCATCGGATTCCTTCCCATGCCGCTTATCGAGAGTCTCGTCAAACAGAACAATCGCCTCGCCTACTTTTTTATCAAGGAACTCGCCATGGACTTGGGCATGTCCGATACCCGCACCGTCAACCTCACCCAGAAACACATTCGTGGCCGGCTGGCCGAGTCGCTTCTCATGCTCAAAGACAATTACGGCATGGAAGAAGACGGCATCACCATAGGCATATACATGGGACGGGAAGACTTGGCCAACCTGTCGAACATGACTACCTCGAACGCCATACGCACCCTGTCGTGTTTTGCCGATGAAAAAATCATCGTGGTCGACGGTCGAAAAATCCAAATCATCGACGAGAACCGCTTGCGGAAAATCAGCCGTTTCGGATAG
- a CDS encoding TrkH family potassium uptake protein codes for MADINYRIILRIIGVLLWLEALSMLLPLAVALYYGEHDINAFLLTIGIAVASGSILFFQYSNKERKTLGKRDGIMVVTLCWIFFSLVGSLPFIFSGSVENLAGAFFETVSGVTGTGASIIPDVEKLPHGILMWRSLIQWLGGLGIILFTLALLPLLNSGGSMQLFNAETTGIMNDKLGPRIGQTAKLLWTTYLGVTLVLTALLYMGPMNLFDALCHAFTTCATGGFSTKNASVAYWNSAYIEYVITAFMLISGINYALVYRAIRGEVKKTFGNEEVKWYLIIVAVFTILITIGLFFNGVADKLGIEATIRAALFQVASTITSTGYITADFVAWGPFFCILICLLMFSGGCAGSTSGGAKVIRIVVLLKNTIYEFYRQVHPNAIVPVRINQQAISHEIVSKILAFLFTYVFIVIIGALALATMGLTIDEAFGCSLSCIGNIGTGLGRTLYSFAIIPDAGKWILSFIMLVGRLEIFTVLILFTPYFWKK; via the coding sequence ATGGCTGATATCAATTACCGCATCATACTGAGAATCATAGGCGTACTGTTATGGTTAGAAGCCTTGTCGATGCTTCTGCCGTTGGCCGTCGCATTATACTACGGCGAGCACGACATCAATGCCTTTTTACTGACGATAGGTATAGCTGTCGCAAGCGGAAGCATACTCTTTTTCCAATATTCCAACAAAGAACGGAAAACACTGGGGAAACGCGATGGAATCATGGTCGTAACCCTATGTTGGATATTTTTCTCATTGGTAGGTTCCCTGCCATTTATCTTCTCCGGTTCCGTCGAAAATTTGGCCGGAGCTTTCTTTGAAACTGTTTCGGGAGTTACAGGAACCGGAGCAAGCATAATACCCGATGTGGAAAAACTTCCACACGGCATTCTCATGTGGCGCAGCCTCATACAATGGTTGGGCGGATTGGGAATCATTCTTTTCACCCTCGCCCTCCTGCCTTTGCTGAACAGTGGAGGCAGTATGCAGTTATTCAATGCCGAGACAACAGGTATCATGAACGACAAACTCGGCCCCCGCATAGGCCAAACCGCCAAGCTCCTATGGACGACTTATTTGGGAGTTACACTCGTGCTTACGGCACTTCTCTACATGGGCCCCATGAACCTTTTCGATGCGTTATGCCATGCTTTTACGACTTGTGCAACGGGGGGATTTTCCACTAAAAATGCCAGCGTTGCATATTGGAACTCAGCATACATCGAATATGTCATCACAGCGTTCATGCTCATTTCGGGTATCAATTACGCACTTGTGTACCGTGCGATACGCGGCGAAGTAAAAAAAACATTCGGAAACGAAGAAGTGAAATGGTATCTGATTATAGTGGCCGTATTTACAATCCTCATCACAATCGGTTTGTTTTTCAACGGGGTTGCCGACAAATTAGGTATCGAAGCCACCATACGGGCGGCATTGTTCCAAGTAGCCTCAACCATCACCTCTACCGGCTACATAACGGCCGATTTCGTCGCATGGGGGCCATTCTTCTGCATACTCATCTGTCTGCTGATGTTTAGCGGAGGCTGCGCCGGTTCGACCAGTGGTGGGGCAAAAGTCATACGCATTGTTGTGCTACTCAAAAACACCATATACGAATTTTACCGGCAGGTACACCCCAATGCCATCGTCCCGGTGCGCATAAACCAACAGGCCATATCGCACGAGATCGTATCCAAAATACTGGCATTTCTTTTTACCTACGTATTCATCGTCATCATTGGCGCATTAGCTTTGGCAACGATGGGTCTCACTATCGACGAAGCATTTGGCTGTTCACTTTCCTGTATCGGGAACATAGGTACCGGATTGGGACGGACATTATATTCATTTGCCATCATACCCGATGCCGGGAAATGGATACTATCATTCATCATGCTGGTGGGACGACTCGAAATTTTCACCGTACTGATTCTTTTCACCCCATATTTCTGGAAAAAATAA
- the trxB gene encoding thioredoxin-disulfide reductase has protein sequence METIERIRCLIVGSGPAGYTAAIYAARANLSPVLYEGIQPGGQLTTTTEIENFPGYPEGISGSEMMEQLRQQALRFGTDIRTGIVTASDFSTTPYRLTIDGEKIVEAHAIIIATGASAKYLGLPDEIKYAGQGVSACATCDGFFYRKKVVAVVGGGDTACEEAVYLSHLASKVYMIVRKNYLRASKIMQERVMGSENIEVLFETQTVGLFGENGVEGAHLVKYKGTDREEYVDIAIDGFFLAIGHTPNTKAFPAITTDEAGYIVTNGRTTATNIPGVFAAGDVADPLYRQAVTAAAAGCRAAIDTEKYLLEKGL, from the coding sequence ATGGAAACCATCGAAAGAATACGTTGCCTTATCGTAGGTTCGGGACCGGCAGGATATACCGCAGCCATCTATGCCGCCCGCGCCAACCTCTCTCCAGTCTTATATGAGGGCATACAACCCGGCGGACAGTTGACCACCACCACCGAAATCGAGAACTTCCCCGGTTACCCCGAAGGCATATCGGGCAGTGAAATGATGGAACAACTCCGCCAACAGGCTCTGCGTTTCGGCACCGACATACGCACCGGCATCGTCACGGCCAGCGATTTTTCCACCACGCCCTATCGTCTCACGATCGACGGGGAGAAAATTGTTGAAGCCCACGCCATCATCATTGCCACCGGTGCTTCGGCCAAATACCTGGGTCTCCCCGATGAAATCAAATACGCGGGACAAGGTGTTTCGGCTTGCGCCACCTGCGACGGTTTCTTTTATCGCAAGAAAGTCGTTGCCGTGGTGGGCGGTGGCGACACGGCCTGTGAAGAAGCCGTGTACCTGTCGCACTTGGCCAGCAAGGTGTATATGATTGTGCGTAAAAACTACCTGCGGGCTTCGAAAATCATGCAAGAACGTGTCATGGGTAGTGAAAACATCGAAGTCCTCTTCGAGACACAAACCGTGGGTCTCTTCGGTGAAAACGGCGTCGAAGGCGCACATTTGGTAAAATACAAGGGAACCGACCGTGAAGAGTATGTCGACATTGCCATTGACGGGTTCTTCCTGGCCATCGGACACACCCCCAACACCAAGGCATTCCCGGCCATAACAACCGACGAAGCCGGCTACATCGTTACCAACGGCCGCACAACGGCGACAAACATTCCCGGCGTATTTGCAGCCGGAGACGTTGCCGACCCGCTTTACCGCCAAGCCGTCACCGCCGCGGCAGCCGGTTGCCGGGCAGCCATCGATACCGAAAAATACCTATTGGAGAAAGGGTTGTAA